One genomic window of Pseudohongiella acticola includes the following:
- the rpsJ gene encoding 30S ribosomal protein S10: MQSQRIRIRLKAFDHRLIDQSTQEIVDTAKRTGAQVRGPIPLPTNRERYTILISPHVNKDARDQYEIRTHKRLLDIVEPTEKTVDALMKLDLAAGVEVQISLG, encoded by the coding sequence ATGCAAAGTCAGCGTATCAGAATCCGGCTTAAAGCCTTTGATCATCGGCTGATTGATCAGTCTACTCAGGAAATAGTCGATACTGCCAAGCGGACAGGTGCGCAAGTGCGTGGCCCCATCCCTTTGCCGACGAACAGGGAGCGCTACACCATATTGATATCGCCGCACGTAAACAAAGATGCGCGCGATCAGTATGAAATCAGAACGCATAAGCGTCTCCTGGATATCGTAGAGCCAACAGAAAAAACAGTGGATGCACTGATGAAACTGGATCTGGCGGCAGGTGTTGAAGTGCAGATCAGTCTTGGGTAA